Genomic window (Pseudomonadota bacterium):
GCTCCTGGATCGTGCTGTTGTAGTTGACAAGCACCTGCGCCAGCGCGGGTTGACCGTAGGTGAGGCCCAGGTACGAGCGCTCGCCGTTGCCGGGGCATGGGCCGCCACCGCCCTCTTCGCCCTCCTCATCGTCTTCGTCGTTGTCGTCTTCGGAGCAGCGATTGTCCTCTTCTCCACCACCGCCGCAGCCTGTCCCCTCGTCGAGCTCCTCGCTGAAGTCGGTGTCGCACTCGTAGCAGGGCTCGGTGAAAGTGTGGGTGAACTGCCACAGGAATTTGGGATCGACCGGGTCGGTCACATCCAGTGCCACAAAACCCTTGCCTCCACCCCTGAGGCCCGTTACGAGCACGCTGTGGTAGTCGTCGGGGCTTGGCGTCGAGCCCGGCGTGCGCGAGAAGTACACGTCCTTGACCACCGGGGTGCCGTCGGCCAGGAACTGATGCGAATCCACGGCTGCGTCGAGCTTGGCCATCACGAGCGGCGGAACAAAGCCCCACATTTCTTCTCCAGGGTTGTAGGTGGTGCTTGTGTGCGCGGTGTCGCTCGAGTCCACGGGGTAGCTGTCGAGCGCGAAGGCATGCAGGATGCCGTCGTTCGAGCCCACGTACAGCGTGTGGGGCCGGCTGCGTACCGCGAGCTTGCGCCGAAACAGGTTATAGGAGTGGTCGGCGCTGTCGAACTGGGGCGGGCCTACGGCGACTGGCGAGGAGTGGTAGATGTCGCCGAGCTTTTTGTCCGAGCGGTTGCTCGACGAGTTGGCATGCACCCAGTTGACGATCGTGTTGCGACGCGAGGTCTCCCACGAGTTCAGGCCGAGGTTCTGGGGCGCGATGTTCGAGTTGGTGAAGTCCACGTTGCTGCAGCCGCTCGTGCCGCATGGGGCGGTGGTCAGGCCCTTCCACATGTGGGCGTCCTGCGAGTAGCCCGCCGGCTTGACCGTCCACAGGTTGCGCGACGTGCTCCGGTTGTTCAGCACCTCGTGGAAGCGGTCCTCGCTCGAGAGCGAGGGCTCGCTGATGCTGGTTCCGCTGCACACGAAGCGCCGCCGCTCCAGAAACCCCTGCCACGGGTCGCTGCCGGAGCCCACCACGAAGCCCGCGTTGACCTGGAACTGCTGCATGGCGGCCGCACCGCTCACGCTGTTGGCAAACGCGGGCGTCGAGCGTGAGGTGGTTTCGTGCACGCCTTGATCGAGTGTGGTGGCGAGCGCGCTCCTGAGCTCGCTCAGGTTGTCGGCAAACAGCGCCTGGTCGCTTCCGCCATTCGACGCCAGCGAATCGAGTGTGTCCCTGACGCTTTGGTCCGCTGCCGAGAAGCCTATTACGAAGAGCTTCTCGAGCGGCCCCGTGGACGAGCTGCAGCTGGTGGTGCCCGACCCGCAGCGCAGGTAGGCGGCAGCGTCGTCAGCCAGCGGATAGGGGCAGCTATAGCCCGGCGTGTTGCAACCGAGGTCCCGGTAGTCTGGATCCGGCACCCCGTCGGTCAACAGCAAGGCATAGCGCTTGCGGCAGCCGTAGTAGGCATCGCTGCCGCTTTTTACGTGGGCGTGGTTCTCGAAGTAGTAGTAGACATCGTCCAGAGCCGCCGCGATCGGGGTTCCCGAAAAGGGCCGCACCGACAGCAAGGTGCTTTGAATGTTGGAGTTGATGGTAGCGAGGTCATCGGAGTCGCTTCCCACCGAGATCAACTTGCCCTCATCGCCCGAGCTGTCGCGGGCACCCGTGTCCATCTTGTAATCCGTGGTGCAGCCCGGGTACTTGAAGGTCTTGGCGCCCGCGTACGACCACATGCCTTCCTCGCTGGCGCTGTCCGAGTCCGACCAGCTGGCTTCGGTCACCATGGGCGACTCCCCGTACCAGGTGGCCATGCCGTCGAAGGTCATCAGGCCGAACTTGACCTGGCCCGAGTACGAATCGAGGATGCCGTCGCTGTTTTGGCCGGAACCGGGCGGATCGTGATGGGGAATGAAGTAGCCGATGTCGTAGGTCATGCCGTTGGCTGCGGTGCGCGCCTTTTCGGTGCAGCTGAAGCTCGTATAGCTCCCGGTCAACGCCTCGAGCGCGGTGGCCCAACGGTTCTTTTGGTTCGCGCTGCAGTCCGGCTCGCACTCCACGCAGCTGGGCGAAGTACAGGTGCACCCGGCCACCCGTTCCATCGAGCCGGAGGTGTCGACGACGAGCATCATCACGGACTTGATGTTGCGCACGTCGGGCGTTTCTGCCTGCGCCTTGTTTATGAGCGCGCTGCTCCCAAACGCCAGGCTTCCAAGCGCGAGCACGCCGGCCAGGGTCCATGCCTCCAACAAACGTCCTTTGCCAAGTAGCTTCATTCCCATCACCTTCACACCGTCATTTCGCAAAGGGCCCCGAGACCGCATAGGCTCGCGCGTCCGACGCGCCTTCGTGGTAGCCGCGGCGACCCGAGCTCGAATCGTAGTCGCTGTCGCCGCTGTCCCCGGTGTCGCCGGCCACCAGTGTCCGCCCCCGCGCCGTATAGGTTGCCCGCATGTACTGCAGCGACCCATGGCCGTCGACACGGCGCCCGGCCACCACGCCCGAGAAGGTGTATTGATCGTTGATGTCGATCGCGAACCAGGGCGTATAGGCTTGGCAGGGCCCAAGCGAGCCGATTTCGCCCGATGCGCAGGTCTTGTTTTCGACCGGCGGCACGCCCGAGCCGACCAGGCTGGAGTCGTAGTCGCTCATATAGAGCCGGTAGCTTTCCTTCTTGTAGGTGCCGCTCGCCGTGTCGATGGTCTGATCCGTGAAATCAGGCTCGTTGAACACGCTCATGTCCGGCGGGTCGGATAGGCTCATGGCGTGCAGCAGCGCGCGCGGACCCACCTCGTCGACCAGGTGCACGGTTGCGATCAGCGCGGCTTCCGCCAGGTACTTGGTCTGCAAGGCCTGCCGGCTGTGACCCGAGGCACGCATTTCCGAATTGGTCGAGGTCACGGCCATGGTTGCGGCCGCCGTCGTCACCAGGAGCACCATCATGACCAGCATCATGGCGGCCCCTTGCTGCCGCTTGTTACGCCGGCGGCGACCGCTCGGGCGTCCATACCGGAGGGACGTTTCGCCAGCTACAGGGGCTCGTACTTGTGTTGGTGGGCGCATGCGGATCACCTGAAGCCGAGGTATGCGATGTTGGGCAGGAGCACCTGAGCCCGCAGGGTGCGAACCCGGGCCGCACCGGGGCGTGCGGCGTCGAAACGAAAGCGCGAGAGCGGCGCACCCGCGGCGCGCGCGATCCAGCGAAAGCGCCCGTCCTGGGTCGGGCTGCGCACGGACATGGTGACTATGGCGCTGCGCAGATCCTGGACCTGGTTGATGGTAGGAGTGGCGACCAAGGTCGGGGCCGTGCCCAATCCGGCGGCCTGATCCTCGACCCACTCGACGTTGAAGTGCACCACGTTTTCGAGCACGACCCGGGCCGGGATGTCGGTGGTGAGCTCGGCCGTGGATGTGGGGTTGAGCTCCCGCCGTACCAGGTGGGTGTAGCTGCCCGTAACCGCGCTGTTGCCGGTGTCGGCTTCGCCGCTCGCTGCCTGAACGCGGTACTCTATCCGAGCCAGCGGCGCGACCGTGGCGCCACCGCCGAGGCCGCCGAGGCAGGCCGTGCCGACCGGCAGCGAGCCCAAGTTGGGCACAGTGATGGTCACCGCGAGCGGATCGGTCGCAGTGCTCGGCATGACCGCCGGCGTGGCAGCGACCTGGACAAAGAACTTGTCGCCCGTGATGGTCTCGATGCGCAGCATGCGATCCTTGCGGAACACATCCTGCACCGCGCCGGAATCCACCGTGTCGGGTGCGGGCGGGGTTTCCCACCACTTCGTGAACATGCGGCGAAAAGCCTGCCAATCGCGCTGCAGGTAGAGGATCGTGCCGTCGGTCGAGATCGACTGAATCAGGTACTGGTCCGACGTAACATAGTTGCCGAGCAGGGTGATGCGGTCCGCCTCGACGCCGTGCTCACCGGTGGGATCGACCAGCGCGTTGTCCGCGTTGTTGGAGTGCTCGACAGCCACCGCGCTCCCGCTCGTCAAGCAGCGCTGATCGATGGCGGCATCGGGCGTCGCAAGAAAGCCGGCGCGAGCCAGGTCGCGTGTGACCTGCTTCATTGCGATCCGCAGCGATGTCTGCAGCTGCGAGAGCCTGCCCTCGTTCTTGAAGTGGTCGCTCGACGCGGCACCCACATAGTAGATCGACGAGACCGCGATGGCCCCGGCCGTGAGCGCGACCATCAGCTCGAGCATCGAAAAACCGGCGCTGCGTATGCCGCGGGGCTTGGCGTTCATAGCGTCCTCAAAGGTGTCCAGCGCAGCACGTCGGAGGCGTAGATGACGTGGTACCTGGCGGCGGTGGCCGTGCCCGGCGCGAGGTTGGCCTGGGCGCTCGGACCACAGCTCGCAAAGTCGGTGGCGAGGTGTGCCCCCTGGGCCTTTCTTGGCCAGTAGACGCGTACGTCCGCCCGCATGGCCTCACCGCTGAACACCCAGGTGAGCCGGTAGCTCATGCAAAAGCGCGTGTTGGCATCGACGATGGGCGCGAGGTCCCGACCCCAATGGTCGAACGCAGGTGACTGGGTGCCCACCACGCTCGGTACGATCCAGGTGCCGTCCACGGTTTGCAGGTAGTCGGTGTTCGTGAGCACGTTGGCTGCGTTCCACTGCAGCGCGTCCAGCTTGAGCCGCTCGAGCCAGGTCTGCATGATCTGCGTCGCAGTCGACATTTCACGCGACGTCGTGTTCGCGCGCGTCG
Coding sequences:
- a CDS encoding prepilin-type N-terminal cleavage/methylation domain-containing protein, translated to MNAKPRGIRSAGFSMLELMVALTAGAIAVSSIYYVGAASSDHFKNEGRLSQLQTSLRIAMKQVTRDLARAGFLATPDAAIDQRCLTSGSAVAVEHSNNADNALVDPTGEHGVEADRITLLGNYVTSDQYLIQSISTDGTILYLQRDWQAFRRMFTKWWETPPAPDTVDSGAVQDVFRKDRMLRIETITGDKFFVQVAATPAVMPSTATDPLAVTITVPNLGSLPVGTACLGGLGGGATVAPLARIEYRVQAASGEADTGNSAVTGSYTHLVRRELNPTSTAELTTDIPARVVLENVVHFNVEWVEDQAAGLGTAPTLVATPTINQVQDLRSAIVTMSVRSPTQDGRFRWIARAAGAPLSRFRFDAARPGAARVRTLRAQVLLPNIAYLGFR
- a CDS encoding prepilin-type N-terminal cleavage/methylation domain-containing protein encodes the protein MSRSSRSRSRQRCNRSGFTVIEVMMALAVMVVGATALVGLQQLTTRANTTSREMSTATQIMQTWLERLKLDALQWNAANVLTNTDYLQTVDGTWIVPSVVGTQSPAFDHWGRDLAPIVDANTRFCMSYRLTWVFSGEAMRADVRVYWPRKAQGAHLATDFASCGPSAQANLAPGTATAARYHVIYASDVLRWTPLRTL